In Syntrophomonas wolfei subsp. wolfei str. Goettingen G311, a single window of DNA contains:
- the yidD gene encoding membrane protein insertion efficiency factor YidD → MLIKLIKIYQKATFFKPASCRFYPSCSNYSIEALRKYGIVKGGWLTVKRLARCHPYNPGGYDPVP, encoded by the coding sequence ATGCTAATAAAATTGATTAAAATATATCAAAAGGCAACCTTTTTCAAGCCTGCTTCATGTCGTTTCTATCCTTCCTGTTCCAACTATTCCATTGAGGCCTTAAGGAAATACGGAATAGTCAAAGGAGGCTGGTTAACTGTAAAAAGACTGGCCAGATGTCATCCATACAATCCGGGTGGCTATGATCCGGTACCTTGA
- the rnpA gene encoding ribonuclease P protein component — translation MLDKKARIRTSREYRNVFEKGKRLSGRFLIIYYVENALDNNRFGFITNKKIGMAVIRNRIKRQLRAIVREYQGQVKNKHDIVLVARAGIGKSSFEGMEKDYIAIMKKAGLFARNANKID, via the coding sequence ATGCTGGATAAAAAGGCAAGAATCAGAACTAGTAGAGAATATCGTAATGTTTTTGAAAAAGGTAAGCGGTTATCGGGGCGATTTTTAATAATTTATTATGTAGAAAATGCCTTGGACAATAATCGTTTTGGTTTCATTACCAACAAAAAAATCGGTATGGCGGTAATAAGGAATAGGATAAAAAGACAGTTGCGAGCCATAGTGCGTGAATATCAGGGACAAGTAAAGAACAAGCATGATATTGTCCTGGTAGCTAGAGCTGGTATTGGGAAAAGTTCTTTTGAAGGTATGGAAAAAGATTATATTGCCATTATGAAGAAGGCGGGACTTTTTGCAAGAAATGCTAATAAAATTGATTAA